The genomic window AAGGCGGCGAGCAGGATGCCGGCGACGACCGGGAGGATCGTCCAGAGGAGCATGAGCGGCAGCGCCGCCTTGTCGTTGCGGCGGGTCATCTGGAAGACCTGCCCCATCTGCTTCATCCGGCCGGGTTCCTTGGCGGGGGAGGAGGGTGCGGAGCTGCGGGCCATGCGTCTCAGGATAGTGCCCCGCGCGGCTCCTCACCGACCTGGGGAGGCATCCGCGACCCCCAGCTGCGCGCTCCTGCACGCGCCGACGACCGGGGCTCGGGGCACTCTGCGTCCATGCTCGAACCTGCGCCGTCATCCCTGCCGTCCTCGGCCAATCCCACGGCGGCCTCCGTGCGCGGGGTGGCGCGCCCCGCCCCCGCGGCGAGCGGCGCCGCGATCCCTCCACCGTCGGCCGCCCCGCCCGGGTCGCTCGGCGGGTACCGCGTCGTCCGGCGGCTCGGGGGCGGCTCGACCGCGGCCGTGCTGCTCGCCCGGGGCGGGGGGTCGAGCGTCGCCCTGCGCTGCTACCGGGAGGGCGTGCCCGACAGCCGCATCGACGCCGAGGTCGAATCGCTCGGGCGCGTGCGATCCCGCCATCTGGCGACGCTGCTCGACCTCGCGACCGGTGTGGACGGCCGGCCGGTCCCGGTGCTCGACGCCGTGATCGGCCCGACCCTCGAGGAGCTGCTGCGCCGACGGAGCGGCTCCCTCGACCCGGGCGAGGCGGTGACGGTGCTCGCCCCCCTCGCCGAACTGGTCCACGAGCTGCACGAGGTGGGGGTGACCGTCGGGCGGTGGGGCGCGGCCGGCGTGCGGATCGGCGCCGACGGCGCCCCCGTGCTGACGGCCCTGAGCGGTCTCCTCGCCGCACCGCCCCTCCCGGAGCGCTTCCGCCGCCGGGAGCCCGGGATCCTCGCCGACCTGGTCGGCCTTCGCGGGCTGGCCGAGCGGGTCGTCGCGGGGGTGCGGCCCGAACGTCGGGATGCCCTGCTCGCCGCCGTCGAGGGCGTCGACGACACCCTCTCCCTCGAGCAGGCGCTCTTCGATGCCGCCCGCCCGGCTCCCGTGGTGCTCGCTCTGTCCTCCGCCGCTCCTCACCCGGACCCCGAGGTCATGTCGCCGGACGCTCGCCATCGGGAGGCGCCCGTGGGCTCCGAGCTCGCGGACAGGCAGGAGCGTCACGAGCCGGGTCTGCGCGGCACCGTGCTGCGGATCCTCGACGACCTCGGCCTGCCGCCCGCAATCGTGTCGGCGCTCCGACCGACGCCCTACCGCGGTCTGCCCGGGGCACCGAGCCGCCTGCGCGCTCCGCGACCGGTGCGAGCGGACCGGCTCGGTAAGCCCCCGAAGCCTCGGCGGGCCGGCCGGTCGGCGGAAACGGGGCCCGCGCCGCGTCCGCGTCGATCGATCGTGCTCCTGGGTGCGGCGGGACTGCTCGCCCTCGCCGCCTCGATCGCGGTGGTCGTGCTCGACGTCGACGCGCAGGGCAGCGCGCGACCGGGACCGCAGAGCGTGCCCGCCGACGAGCGTCCAGGGGAGAGCGATGCGGCGATCCCGCCGGTCGAAGAATCGCCGGAGCCAGAGGACCCAGCTGCTCCTGCCGCGGTGGATACGGGCGCGGAGCCGGCCCCGGAGGAGTGGCTCGCGCTCGTCGCGGAGCTCGCGCGGCGGTGGGCGGACTGCCGCGAGCAGGGCCGTACCGGCGAGGGGTCGGATTCGTGCGCGAGCACCGTCGTGCAGGAGGGCTCGGCTGCCAGCGAGTCGCTGATGGACTCGCGCGTCACGGCCGCGGACGATCTCCTCGCGCAGCCCCCGGCCGACGTGGTCGTCGCCGACCGTCTGGGCTCCGCCGCGCTCATCGACCTCATCCACGACGACGGAACGCGAACGGCCTCGCTCCTCGTGGTGAGGAGCGAGGCCGGATGGCGCGTTCGATCGGTGCTCGACTAGATGCCGAGGTCTCCGTCGAAGTCGGCCTCCTCGAGGCGGTTCTTGACCGCGGTGAGGAAGCGGGCCGCGTCGGCGCCGTCGACGATGCGGTGATCGTACGACAGGGCGAGGAACACGGTCGACCGGATCGCGATGGCGTCCGCGCCGTCGACCGTCACGACCGCGGGCTTCTTCGTCACGATGCCGGTGCCGAGGATGGCGACCTGCGGGAGGAAGACGACGGGCGTGTCGAAGAGCGCTCCGCGCGATCCCGTGTTCGTCAGCGTGAACGTGCCGCCGGCGAGCTCATCGGGCTTCAGCTGGTTGTCGCGGGTGCGCGTCGCCAGGTCTGCGATGTCCTTCGCGAGATCGGCGATGCTCTTGTCGCCCGCGTCGCGCACGACCGGGGTGAGAAGACCGCGCTCGGTGTCCACCGCGATCGAGAGGTTCTCGGTCTCGGGGTAGACGATGGAGTCTCCGTCGACCGTCGCGTTGATGATCGGGAACGCCTTGAGCGCCTCGGTCGCCGCCTTCGCGAAGAAGGGCAGGAACGAGAGCTTCACGCCCGTCTCGGCGAGGAACGCGTCCTTGACCGCGACGCGGAGAGCCGCGACCTTCGTGACGTCGACCTCGACCACGGAGGTCAGCTGGGCCGTCGACTGCATCGACGCGACGGCGCGCTCGGCGATGACCTTGCGCAGACGCGACATGGCGACCGTGGTGCCTCGGAGCGGGGACGTCTCGACCGGCGCACGCGAGGCCGCCGGAGCCGACGCCGTAGCGGCGGGGGCGGTCTCGGCTGCGGCGATGACGTCCTGGCGACGGATGCGACCGCCGACGCCGGTTCCGACGATCGACGCCAGGTCGACGCCCTTCTCCTGGGCGAGCTTGCGCACGATCGGGGTGATGTAGCCGGCGTTGCCGCCGGCGGGCGCCGCCGGCTCAGCGGTCGGAGCGGCGGCCGGCGCGGGTGCCGCAGCGGGCGGCGCGGCAGCGGCGGGTGCCGCGACCGGGGGTGCCGCAGCGGGCGGCGCGGCTGCCGGAGGGGCAGCGGCCGGAGGAGCGGCCGCCGGAGGGGCGGCTGCCGGGGGAGCAGCGGCCGGGGGAGCGGCGGCCGGAGCCGGCGCCGCGACCGGAGCGGAGGCGACGGGGGCGGCCTGCGGAGCGGGCTGCTCGGCCGCCTCCGGCTGCTCGGTGGACGGCTGGACGGGGGCCGAGACCGCCGGTGCCTGCTGCTCGGCGGGCGCCGGAGCGGCGGGTGCCGACGGGGCGGGCTGCTCAGCGGGGGCGGGCTGCTCAGCAGCGGGCTGCGGGGCGGGAGCGGGCTGCTCCGCCGGGACGGGCTCCGCGGCTGCGGGCTCGGCGGCCGGCTCGGCAGGGGCATCCCCGCCGCCGGAGGCGCCATCGCCGATGCGCACGAGGGGGGTGCCGACCTCGACGGTCTCGTCCTCGGCGACGAGGATCTCCTCGACGACGCCCGCGACGGGGGACGGGATCTCGGTGTCGACCTTGTCGGTCGAGACCTCGAGCAGGGGCTCGTCGACCTCGACGCGGTCGCCCACGTTCTTCAGCCAGCGGGTGACCGTGCCCTCGGTGACGCTCTCGCCGAGCGCCGGGAGGTTGACGGATTCGCTCATCAGTGATGCTCCTTTGAAGACCTGTAGTGATTCAGCTTATGGACGCGGCTCAGATGCCGTGCAGGGGCTTGCCGGCGAGGGCGAGGAAGGCCTCGCCGAGCGCCTCGTTCTGGGTGGGGTGCGCGTGGAGCAGCGGAGCGATGTCCTCCGGGTGCGCCTCCCAGTTCACCGCGAGCTGGGCCTCGCCGATGAGCTCGCCGACGCGGGCGCCGATCATGTGCACGCCGACCACGGGGCCGTCCACGACGCGCACGACCTTGATCGACCCGGCCGTCTCGAGGATGTGGCTCTTGCCGTTGCCCGCGAGGTTGTAGTCGTACGTCGCGATCGCGGCGTCGCCGTGCTTCTCCTTGGCCTTCGCCTCGGTCAGGCCGACCGACGCGACCTCCGGCTCGCTGTAGGTGACCTTCGGCACGTTGATGTCGTCGATGACGATGGGGTTGAGGCCGGCGATCTCCTCGGCCACGAAGATGCCGTGCTGGAAGCCGCGGTGCGCGAGCTGCAGCCCCGGGACGATGTCGCCGACGGCGTAGACGCCCGGGATGTTCGTGCGCAGCCGCTCGTCGGTGAGAACGAAGCCGCGGTCCATCGTGACGCCGACCTCCTCGAAGCCCATGTTCGCCGTCGACGGGCCTCGGCCCACGGCGACCAGGAGCAGATCGGCCTCGATCGTCTCGCCGCTCTCGAGCGTGACGACGACGCCGTTCTCGTCCTGGGTCACGCCCTGGAAGCGGACGCCGAGCTTGAACTCGATGCCGCGCTTGCGGTACGCGCGCTCGAACTGCTTCGAGATCGCCTCGTCCTCGTTGGGCACCAGGTGGGGCAGCGCCTCGATGATGACGACCTCGGAGCCGAAGGAGCGCCATACGCTCGAGAACTCCACGCCGATGACGCCGCCGCCGAGGACGGCGACCTTGCGGGGCACGTAGTCGAGCTGCAGCGCCTGCTCGGAGGTAATGACCCGTCCGCCGATCTCGAGGCCGGGGAGCGAGCGCGAGTAGGAGCCGGTCGCCAGGACGACGTTCTTGCCCGTGATGGTGTGCTCGCCGACCTGCACGGTCGTCGGGGAGGTCAGACGGCCCTCGCCCTCGATCGTCGTGATGCCGCGCGCCTTGATGAGGCCCTGCAGACCCTTGTACTTGCTGGCGACGATCCCGTCGCGGTAGGCGTTCACCGCGGGGACGTCGATGCCCTCGAGCGTCGCCTTCACGCCGAAGCGGGCGGAGTCGCGGGCAGCGTCGGCGACCTCGCCGGCGTGGAGCAGAGCCTTCGTGGGGATGCACCCCACGTGCAGGCAGGTTCCCCCGACCTTGCTCTTCTCGATCAGCCCGACGGTCATGCCGAGCTGGCTCGCGCGCAGGGCGGCGGCGTATCCGCCGCTTCCCGCACCGAGGATGACCAGGTCAAAGTTCTGTTCCGACACCGAGGAGTCTCCCTTGTGGATGCGTGCGGGGCCGACCCATGGGTGGCACGTCGGCCTGGAGAGCGGCACGCGGTTCCGCGCGCCAACAAGCGAGCCTACTACCGCTGCAGGCCCGCGTCGGCGAGTCCGCGCGCGAGCTCGACCAGCAGTCGCACGGTGACGCCCGAGGGGCCCTTGGGGGTGTGCCCGTACGCGGCCGTGCCGTTGTTGGCGGGACCGGCGATGTCGAGGTGGGCCCACGGGATGCGCGGCGCATCCTGAGCGTCCCCTGTGCGTCCGACGAACTCCTGCAGGAAGACGCCCGCGATGAGCATCCCCGCGGCGGTGTTGCCCGGCTTGGCGTTCGCGATGTCGGCGATCTCGCTGGAGATGATCGAGCGAAGGTCGGCGGGCAGCGGCATCGGCCAGACCAGCTCCCCGGTGGCCGCCGCGGCGTCCTGCACGCGGCGCACGAGGGCGTCGTCGCCCATGAGGCCCGCGTAGCGATCGCCCAGCGCGACCCGGGCCGCACCGGTGAGCGTGGCGACGTCGACGATCGCGTCGGGGTGCTCCTCGCTCGCGATCACCAGGCCGTCGGCGAGCACCAGGCGGCCCTCGGCGTCGGTGTTGAGCACCTCGACGGTCGTGCCGCCCCGGATCGTCAGCACGTCGTTGGGGCGCATGGCCGTCGACGACGGCAGGTTCTCGGCGAGGCAGAGCCAGGCGGTCACGCGGATGGGAAGGCCGAGCCGGGCGATGGCGAGCGTCACGCCGAGCACGGTGGCCGCGCCCGTCATGTCGTACTTCATGCCGACCATCGCTGCCGGCGGCTTGAGCGACAGCCCGCCGGAGTCGAAGGTGATGCCCTTGCCGACGAGGGCGAGGTGGCGCTCGGCGCCCTCGGGGGAGTAGCGCACCGCGACCAGCCGGGGCGGGCGCGAGGATCCCTGACCGACGCCGAGGATCCCGCCGAATCCGCCCTCCTGGAGCGCCGGCACGTCCCACTCCTGGATCTCCACCGGGAGGCCGTCTGCGAGCTCGTGCGCGTGCGCCGCGAAGCTGACCGGGTAGAGGTCGTTCGGCGGCGTGTTCACGAGATCGCGCACCGCGATGACGGCCTCCGCGACGGCCTCGGCGGTGGTCGCCGCCTCCGCGGCCCCGTCGACGGTCGTGCTGAGCAGGATGCTCGCGATGACGGGCTTCTGCTCGCCCGAGCGGTAGGTCGTGTAGCGGTACCCGCCCAGCGCCGCGCCCTCGAGCACGGCCTGCACCTCGGCGGCCTCCGACG from Microcella daejeonensis includes these protein-coding regions:
- a CDS encoding serine/threonine-protein kinase; the encoded protein is MLEPAPSSLPSSANPTAASVRGVARPAPAASGAAIPPPSAAPPGSLGGYRVVRRLGGGSTAAVLLARGGGSSVALRCYREGVPDSRIDAEVESLGRVRSRHLATLLDLATGVDGRPVPVLDAVIGPTLEELLRRRSGSLDPGEAVTVLAPLAELVHELHEVGVTVGRWGAAGVRIGADGAPVLTALSGLLAAPPLPERFRRREPGILADLVGLRGLAERVVAGVRPERRDALLAAVEGVDDTLSLEQALFDAARPAPVVLALSSAAPHPDPEVMSPDARHREAPVGSELADRQERHEPGLRGTVLRILDDLGLPPAIVSALRPTPYRGLPGAPSRLRAPRPVRADRLGKPPKPRRAGRSAETGPAPRPRRSIVLLGAAGLLALAASIAVVVLDVDAQGSARPGPQSVPADERPGESDAAIPPVEESPEPEDPAAPAAVDTGAEPAPEEWLALVAELARRWADCREQGRTGEGSDSCASTVVQEGSAASESLMDSRVTAADDLLAQPPADVVVADRLGSAALIDLIHDDGTRTASLLVVRSEAGWRVRSVLD
- the sucB gene encoding 2-oxoglutarate dehydrogenase, E2 component, dihydrolipoamide succinyltransferase, which gives rise to MSESVNLPALGESVTEGTVTRWLKNVGDRVEVDEPLLEVSTDKVDTEIPSPVAGVVEEILVAEDETVEVGTPLVRIGDGASGGGDAPAEPAAEPAAAEPVPAEQPAPAPQPAAEQPAPAEQPAPSAPAAPAPAEQQAPAVSAPVQPSTEQPEAAEQPAPQAAPVASAPVAAPAPAAAPPAAAPPAAAPPAAAPPAAAPPAAAPPAAAPPVAAPAAAAPPAAAPAPAAAPTAEPAAPAGGNAGYITPIVRKLAQEKGVDLASIVGTGVGGRIRRQDVIAAAETAPAATASAPAASRAPVETSPLRGTTVAMSRLRKVIAERAVASMQSTAQLTSVVEVDVTKVAALRVAVKDAFLAETGVKLSFLPFFAKAATEALKAFPIINATVDGDSIVYPETENLSIAVDTERGLLTPVVRDAGDKSIADLAKDIADLATRTRDNQLKPDELAGGTFTLTNTGSRGALFDTPVVFLPQVAILGTGIVTKKPAVVTVDGADAIAIRSTVFLALSYDHRIVDGADAARFLTAVKNRLEEADFDGDLGI
- the lpdA gene encoding dihydrolipoyl dehydrogenase, whose translation is MSEQNFDLVILGAGSGGYAAALRASQLGMTVGLIEKSKVGGTCLHVGCIPTKALLHAGEVADAARDSARFGVKATLEGIDVPAVNAYRDGIVASKYKGLQGLIKARGITTIEGEGRLTSPTTVQVGEHTITGKNVVLATGSYSRSLPGLEIGGRVITSEQALQLDYVPRKVAVLGGGVIGVEFSSVWRSFGSEVVIIEALPHLVPNEDEAISKQFERAYRKRGIEFKLGVRFQGVTQDENGVVVTLESGETIEADLLLVAVGRGPSTANMGFEEVGVTMDRGFVLTDERLRTNIPGVYAVGDIVPGLQLAHRGFQHGIFVAEEIAGLNPIVIDDINVPKVTYSEPEVASVGLTEAKAKEKHGDAAIATYDYNLAGNGKSHILETAGSIKVVRVVDGPVVGVHMIGARVGELIGEAQLAVNWEAHPEDIAPLLHAHPTQNEALGEAFLALAGKPLHGI
- a CDS encoding leucyl aminopeptidase, whose translation is MTCPSLAVTSAPAADLEADLLVVGVLSTPEGPALAGADDARLAPLAAALLALGLTGAADETARHPAPEGVAAGAVLLVGLGSAPTADTLRSAAGSASRAAAGAERLSVALPTSEAAEVQAVLEGAALGGYRYTTYRSGEQKPVIASILLSTTVDGAAEAATTAEAVAEAVIAVRDLVNTPPNDLYPVSFAAHAHELADGLPVEIQEWDVPALQEGGFGGILGVGQGSSRPPRLVAVRYSPEGAERHLALVGKGITFDSGGLSLKPPAAMVGMKYDMTGAATVLGVTLAIARLGLPIRVTAWLCLAENLPSSTAMRPNDVLTIRGGTTVEVLNTDAEGRLVLADGLVIASEEHPDAIVDVATLTGAARVALGDRYAGLMGDDALVRRVQDAAAATGELVWPMPLPADLRSIISSEIADIANAKPGNTAAGMLIAGVFLQEFVGRTGDAQDAPRIPWAHLDIAGPANNGTAAYGHTPKGPSGVTVRLLVELARGLADAGLQR